The following proteins are co-located in the Apium graveolens cultivar Ventura chromosome 5, ASM990537v1, whole genome shotgun sequence genome:
- the LOC141660248 gene encoding histidine kinase CKI1-like produces the protein MIVMRPIMFFLILAGAVLVPPSLVFNYWHTRSGTIEEDVRLFTQNLHQEILSEVGVKADLLSPLHSSATSLARMLSSSVNETQLSISNIESEVAPLLFQAFSTIPYISQVSYIRRDGLLFSYYNGGNQQPVAVYTNTSLFSVDKDKELATSNYNLTCYSQPVNRDTGKLYGVVTWHPPSILTAKTLQAALQSADGNASLGPSWIDIQDLLFLNTAVMDGRGAVSLGFETKGIVQSLSGSISNDGSLFLATKDMQVLNNAKIQNTRIVIDGNNSVAFELSNQSGGKVAGDVIGNLTCQENDGTLRPKTITTSATKYDAYCSQVEILGVEVVFVLAMPLEGPERSLHKHLSRSYQYLFGTIGLIFFSTVVFVFLIVGALQRLIQLRAALMKQMDATVQAERKGIKKSTNYANASHDVRASLAGITGLIEICLTQVARGSDLEGNIMHMKSCSDDLLGILNNILDRSKLEAGTLEQEEFEVSKLIEDVADLFHAVGIKKGIDVVLDLSDGSVDKFDHVIGDRKKLRQILSNIVSNAVKFTSEGHVLIRAYARKPRCSSLRLDSTRKGPLSWLLCYQFLKKEALTKYGTTVDSIQKDETCMEFVFEVDDTGVGIQKDKQDIIFENYAQIKETSAGQEGTGLGLGIVQSLVRLMGGEIEIVDKEAGKKGTCFRFNTYLPVCEIDQRTSSGRDQYEDIESHVGGRMSSCESYSVRNMQFISSDTEGSQVVLFIRNEERRKVCKKFFKRQGIKVLVARNYEELSTTLKKIWHRRVLSLSRSSKRSDALLQVIAVPRNSSTRSKEVPLSSLDGTDQEMPPSHRRSTTKGSVLPSFILVVIDTDGGPFRELSRVVAAFRKNISTATRPQ, from the exons ATGATTGTCATGCGACCAATAATGTTCTTCTTGATTCTG GCAGGGGCAGTACTGGTGCCTCCAAGTTTGGTGTTTAACTATTGGCACACTAGAAGTGGGACTATAGAAGAAGATGTAAGGCTGTTTACGCAAAACCTTCACCAAGAAATACTTTCTGAAGTTGGAGTAAAAGCAGATTTGCTATCACCACTGCATTCATCTGCAACCAGCCTAGCAAGAATGCTAAGCTCCAGTGTGAATGAAACACAACTCTCGATTTCCAACATTGAATCCGAG GTGGCTCCTTTGTTGTTTCAAGCATTTTCAACAATTCCATATATCTCTCAAGTATCATACATACGAAGAGATGGTTTGTTATTTTCATATTACAACGGAGGCAACCAGCAACCTGTTGCTGTTTATACAAACACCTCGTTATTTTCAGTGGACAAGGACAAGGAATTAGCTACATCAAATTATAACCTCACTTGCTACTCTCAGCCTGTAAATCGCGACACTGGAAAATTATATGGAGTTGTTACTTGGCATCCTCCAAGTATATTGACAGCCAAAACCCTTCAAGCGGCCCTGCAAAGTGCAGATGGAAATGCTTCACTAGGACCTTCGTGGATTGACATCCAAGATCTTTTGTTCCTTAACACGGCTGTTATGGATGGGAGAGGAGCAGTATCTCTGGGGTTTGAAACAAAAGGGATAGTACAATCCTTATCTGGAAGCATAAGCAATGATGGAAGTTTGTTTTTGGCTACGAAGGACATGCAAGTACTTAACAATGCAAAGATTCAGAACACTCGAATTGTTATTGACGGTAACAATTCTGTTGCATTTGAGTTGTCAAATCAAAGTGGTGGTAAAGTAGCGGGCGATGTTATTGGTAATCTTACATGTCAAGAAAATGATGGCACACTGCGACCTAAAACTATCACCACTTCTGCAACAAAGTATGATGCATATTGTTCACAGGTTGAAATCCTTGGGGTGGAAGTG GTTTTTGTATTGGCTATGCCACTTGAGGGGCCGGAGAGATCCCTGCACAAGCACTTAAGTAGATCGTACCAGTATCTTTTTGGGACGATTGGCCTAATATTCTTTTCTACTGTGGTTTTTGTGTTCCTTATTGTTGGAGCATTACAAAGATTGATACAGTTGCGTGCTGCATTAATGAAACAAATGGATGCAACAGTTCAAGCAGAAAGGAAAGGTATCAAGAAGAGCACCAACTACGCCAATGCAAGCCATGATGTTCGTGCCTCTCTAGCAGGGATTACCGGTCTAATAGAAATATGCCTGACTCAAGTTGCTCGTGGATCCGATTTGGAGGGAAATATAATGCACATGAAATCTTGTTCCGATGATCTTTTAG GTATTCTGAATAACATTCTCGACCGAAGTAAGCTAGAAGCAGGCACTCTCGAACAAGAAGAATTTGAAGTGTCAAAGTTAATTGAAGATGTCGCTGACTTGTTTCATGCTGTTGGGATCAAGAAAGGCATAGATGTTGTGTTGGATCTCAGTGATGGTTCTGTTGATAAGTTTGATCACGTTATAGGTGATCGCAAAAAGCTGAGACAGATACTATCAAATATAGTAAGTAATGCTGTCAAATTTACCTCAGAAGGACATGTTTTGATTCGAGCTTATGCTAGAAAGCCTAGATGTTCAAGTTTAAGACTCGATTCAACTCGGAAAGGTCCTCTGTCATGGTTGTTATGCTATCAATTTCTAAAAAAAGAAGCCTTAACCAAGTACGGAACAACTGTGGACAGTATTCAAAAGGATGAAACCTGCATGGAGTTTGTTTTTGAGGTAGATGATACTGGAGTTGGCATTCAGAAAGATAAGCAAGATATTATTTTTGAGAACTATGCCCAAATAAAGGAGACATCAGCTGGGCAAGAGGGCACGGGCCTAGGACTTGGTATTGTTCAATCTCTG gTACGTTTAATGGGCGGGGAGATAGAGATCGTAGACAAAGAAGCAGGAAAAAAAGGAACTTGCTTCAGGTTCAATACATATCTTCCTGTATGTGAAATAGACCAGAGGACTAGTAGTGGAAGAGATCAATATGAGGATATTGAATCACATGTTGGTGGTCGCATGTCATCTTGCGAATCATATTCAGTACGAAATATGCAATTCATTAGTTCTGACACCGAAGGATCACAAGTTGTACTCTTCATTAGAAACGAAGAAAGACGTAAAGTTTGCAAGAAATTCTTCAAAAGACAAGGAATAAAAGTGTTGGTGGCTAGAAACTATGAAGAACTTTCCACTACTTTAAAGAAAATCTGGCACAGGAGGGTTCTTTCTCTAAGCCGTTCTTCCAAGAGGTCTGATGCACTTCTTCAAGTTATAGCTGTACCACGCAATTCGAGCACAAGATCAAAAGAAGTACCGCTGAGTTCTCTAGATGGAACTGATCAGGAGATGCCTCCTTCACATAGAAGGTCAACCACCAAAGGGAGTGTTCTGCCAAGCTTTATATTGGTTGTGATTGATACGGATGGTGGACCATTCCGTGAGCTCAGTAGAGTTGTAGCTGCATTTAGAAAAAATATCTCTACTG CTACAAGGCCTCAATGA
- the LOC141723653 gene encoding two-component response regulator ORR41-like: MPEATSPSINSHKLTISSATYSAANEASTSVYQPRQVASSSFAINTQPQVVEIKEADKPLSGKKVLLVEDEALLQKIAVAVLSKLGAITEICANGQQAVQSVCKALNDERESHVLPYDCIFMDCEMPVMNGIEATRRIREEEAKFKVHIPIFAVSAHTDGPEIRLMKEAGVDYNLSKPLTAAKIEEAIKNFLDN, from the exons ATGCCAGAGGCCACTTCACCATCGATAAATAGCCATAAACTAACAATCAGCTCAGCAACATATAGTGCTGCCAATGAAGCTAGTACATCTGTATATCAGCCAAGGCAAGTAGCATCATCTTCTTTTGCTATTAATACCCAGCCTCAGGTTGTAGAAATCAAAGAAGCTGATAAGCCTTTAAGCGGGAAGAAAGTGTTGCTTGTAGAGGATGAGGCATTGCTACAAAAAATAGCTGTTGCTGTTCTTTCTAAGCTTGGGGCAATTACTGAAATATGCGCTAATGGTCAACAGGCTGTGCAGTCTGTCTGCAAAGCCCTTAATGATGAGAGGGAATCTCATGTTTTGCCTTACGATTGCATTTTCATGGACTGCGAG ATGCCAGTCATGAATGGAATTGAAGCAACCAGGAGAATCAGAGAAGAGGAAGCCAAATTTAAAGTGCACATACCAATTTTTGCAGTGAGTGCACATACAGATGGCCCAGAGATAAGGCTGATGAAAGAAGCTGGAGTGGATTATAACTTATCTAAACCCCTGACTGCTGCAAAGATTGAAGAAGCTATCAAAAATTTTCTAGACAACTAA